One window of the Etheostoma spectabile isolate EspeVRDwgs_2016 chromosome 16, UIUC_Espe_1.0, whole genome shotgun sequence genome contains the following:
- the sema4d gene encoding semaphorin-4D isoform X3: MGFGVLGVFLGLLLEVSTHGPHAVPRTSWRHQDLDLMEFSEPAIFNYSTLLLSEDRDALYVGAREAIFELSKKNVTVKHNKVQWTVAENHMLMCTQKGKSRERDCLNYIRVLQVVDDKQLYVCGTHAFQPQCDHLNLADFSLGGRPEDGRGKCSFDPSQSFTTVMVDGELYSGTAYNFLGSEPIISRYSPSQSLLRTEYSTSWLNEPSFVFADVISEGSNRVDGEDDKIYYFFTEVSVEYEFFGKLLIPRVARVCKGDLGGQRTLQKKWTSFLKAKLVCSMPELNFVFNVVHDVFILKGANWRDTVIYGVFTSQWGNVGLSAVCAYNMTAVEEVFSKGKYMQKATVEQSHTKWVRYNGITPSPRPGACINNQMRRQNISSSLHLPDKTLQFVKDHPLLEDPVLPIGNRPRLITKDVNYTQIVVERVRALDGNIYDVIFTGTDKGVVHKSVVYEGEVHIVEEIQLLKNSESIKNLLLSSETRSLYAGSDSGVVQSPTAFCGRYMSCEDCVLARDPYCAWDLHTACVNIFDAPSQRLRKLIQSLNGDADKCPSVASGRSLKDYQRVTVKLGSSAELPCLVRSNLAQVLWKSNGSVLTEASRFHLVGENGLLIYSVAPEDQGHYECWSVEWAPAAGKNFSRLLAGYVLTLDLPPRAPHQAGHVTTLGSQEKSSTHAAEGNGKTDRVLLTSALAPPSFTATVQFTSPPQTDSSLTPPPSSTIKFLSKQRLPLSSNAPRPDSQDPAAEYLQHSNSIALLFLFLLFFLLFLTALAYNCYMQYLPAPCLRLRAALLGSHKSADQTEYRACEEGLMMEASAPEKNNMKEQPTQNGSQTTQNLRALRDTGYETEPECGNGQIPSHTFGDDSLSQEKPFDVECESQPIQFADAD, encoded by the exons ATGGGATTTGGTGTGTTGGGAGTGTTTCTGGGGCTGCTCCTAGAGGTCTCCACCCATGGACCCCACGCTGTGCCTCGAACCTCTTGGAGACACCAAG ATTTAGATCTGATGGAGTTTTCAGAGCCTGCGATCTTCAACTACTCCACGCTGTTGCTGAGTGAGGATAGGGATGCGCTGTATGTGGGAGCCAGGGAGGCCATCTTTGAACTCAGCAAGAAGAACGTGACggtcaaacacaacaag GTTCAGTGGACAGTTGCAGAAAATCACATGTTGATGTGCActcaaaaaggaaaatcaagAGAG AGGGATTGTCTAAACTACATTCGAGTGCTCCAAGTCGTAGACGACAAGCAGCTGTATGTCTGCGGCACGCACGCCTTTCAACCTCAGTGTGACCACTTG AACCTCGCTGACTTTTCGTTGGGTGGTCGGCCTGAAGATGGCCGGGGAAAGTGCTCTTTTGACCCGTCACAAAGCTTTACTACCGTCATGGTTG ATGGAGAGCTGTACTCGGGGACAGCTTATAACTTCTTAGGCAGTGAACCGATTATATCCAGGTACTCTCCATCCCAGTCCCTGCTGAGGACAGAGTACTCCACATCATGGCTCAATG agccCAGTTTTGTATTTGCTGATGTGATTAGTGAAGGGAGTAACAGAGTAGATGGCGAGGACGATAAAATCTACTACTTCTTCACCGAGGTGTCAGTGGAGTATGAATTCTTTGGCAAGCTGCTCATCCCCCGAGTGGCACGCGTCTGTAAG GGCGACCTCGGGGGGCAGCGCACTCTGCAGAAGAAATGGACGTCTTTCCTGAAAGCCAAGCTGGTGTGCTCCATGCCTGAGCTCAACTTTGTTTTCAATGTAGTACATGATGTCTTCATCCTGAAGGGGGCAAACTGGAGGGACACAGTCATCTACGGGGTCTTCACCTCCCAGTG GGGTAACGTGGGCTTGTCAGCAGTGTGCGCTTACAACATGACAGCCGTGGAAGAAGTCTTTTCCAAGGGCAAGTACATGCAGAAGGCCACAGTGGAGCAGTCCCACACCAAGTGGGTCCGGTACAACGGCATCACTCCTTCTCCACGTCCTGGAGCA TGTATTAACAACCAAATGCGACGGCAGAACATCAGCAGCTCTCTCCACCTGCCAGACAAGACCCTTCAGTTTGTCAAGGACCACCCCCTGCTAGAGGACCCCGTCCTGCCCATCGGCAACAGGCCTCGCCTCATCACCAAAGATGTCAACTACACTCAGATCGTTGTGGAGAGGGTCCGTGCACTCGATGGAAACATTTACGACGTCATCTTCACTGGAACAG ATAAGGGAGTCGTGCACAAGTCAGTGGTGTATGAAGGAGAAGTGCACATTGTGGAGGAGATCCAGCTCCTGAAGAACTCTGAGTCCATCAAGAACCTGCTGCTGTCCTCTGAG ACACGATCCCTGTATGCTGGTTCAGACTCGGGTGTAGTCCAATCACCCACAGCCTTCTGTGGCCGGTATATGTCCTGCGAGGACTGTGTCCTGGCTCGAGACCCATACTGTGCGTGGGACCTTCACACTGCCTGTGTCAATATCTTTGATGCCCCCAGCCAACGGCTTAG GAAGCTAATCCAGAGCCTGAATGGTGACGCAGACAAGTGTCCTTCAG taGCGTCAGGCCGGTCTCTGAAGGACTACCAGCGTGTGACAGTGAAACTAGGGAGCTCTGCTGAGCTGCCGTGCCTGGTACGCTCCAACCTAGCCCAGGTGTTGTGGAAATCCAACGGCTCGGTGCTCACCGAGGCCTCACGCTTCCACCTTGTAGGCGAAAACGGCCTCCTTATTTACAGCGTTGCTCCAGAGGATCAAGGTCACTATGAGTGCTGGTCAGTGGAATGGGCCCCCGCTGCTGGGAAGAACTTTAGCCGGCTCCTGGCTGGATATGTCCTCACTCTGGACCTCCCGCCCAGAGCCCCGCACCAGGCAGGCCACGTGACCACCCTCGGCAGCCAGGAGAAATCTAGCACACATGCAGCTGAAGGTAATGGTAAGACAGACCGAGTCCTACTAACGTCGGCCCTTGCCCCTCCCAGCTTCACAGCCACAGTCCAGTTCACCTCTCCACCCCAAACTGACTCATCACTAACTCCGCCGCCCAGCAGCACAATCAAGTTCCTATCAAAGCAGCGTCTTCCCCTGAGCTCCAACGCTCCGCGTCCCGACAGCCAGGACCCAGCGGCAGAGTATTTGCAGCACAGCAACAGCATtgccctcctcttcctcttcctcctgtttttcctcctcttcctgacCGCGTTGGCATACAACTGCTACATGCAGTATCTTCCAGCTCCCTGTCTGCGGCTGCGAGCTGCTCTCTTGGGCAGTCACAAGAGCGCCGATCAGACGGAGTATCGGGCCTGTGAGGAAGGTCTAATGATGGAGGCATCTGCacctgaaaaaaataacatgaaggAGCAGCCGACGCAGAACGGCAGCCAAACAACTCAAAATCTCCGGGCTCTCCGTGACACCGGGTATGAGACTGAGCCGGAGTGTGGCAACGGTCAAATCCCCTCCCACACTTTTGGAGACGACAGCCTGTCCCAGGAGAAACCCTTTGATGTGGAATGTGAATCTCAGCCCATCCAGTTTGCAGATGCAGATTAA